A genomic window from Flavobacterium sp. I3-2 includes:
- a CDS encoding sensor histidine kinase: MEDFKINNKDQRVLDFLTEDKSRWKRHVLFLSVFFIITFTGNQNTIYGSPVGNYIALNIYIIFVLMFYINMYILVPVFLFKSKYVPYTILLILLATFGITILGFINRNYFYPLLENNLLHDPAFIERNSYLKNDLSRIVIVCASLISVSTTIKLLQRWIKDNKRINELKNITFEMELNELKNQISPHFLFNMLNNVKALIRINPEMANTVIIQLSEFLRYQLYENNKEKVLLISEIEFMTNFLRLEQIRKDNFQVEFENNVKQSDLNRLMIPPGLFTVFIENAIKHSVSLNDDEVYVKVYLTIINNHLHFTCVNSTDSKITINKNTNYNGLGLVNIKRRLELIFGKKHQLQIESTLNKYTVTLIFPV, encoded by the coding sequence ATGGAAGATTTTAAAATTAATAATAAAGACCAAAGAGTTTTAGACTTTTTAACTGAGGATAAATCTAGATGGAAAAGACATGTTTTGTTTCTAAGTGTTTTTTTCATAATTACATTTACAGGAAATCAGAATACCATTTACGGTTCACCAGTTGGAAATTATATTGCCTTGAACATTTACATCATCTTTGTACTTATGTTTTATATCAATATGTACATTTTGGTTCCTGTCTTTTTATTTAAATCAAAATATGTTCCTTATACTATTTTATTAATCTTATTAGCAACTTTTGGAATTACCATTTTAGGATTTATAAACAGAAATTATTTTTATCCGCTTTTAGAAAACAATTTACTTCATGACCCTGCCTTTATTGAAAGAAATTCTTATCTAAAAAATGATTTGAGTAGAATTGTAATTGTTTGTGCATCTTTAATTTCAGTTTCAACAACTATTAAATTATTGCAACGGTGGATTAAAGATAACAAACGTATCAATGAACTAAAAAATATTACATTTGAAATGGAACTTAATGAATTAAAAAATCAAATAAGTCCACATTTTTTGTTTAATATGCTAAACAATGTCAAAGCTTTAATTCGAATCAATCCTGAAATGGCAAATACAGTAATTATACAATTATCAGAGTTTTTACGTTATCAGCTATATGAGAATAATAAAGAAAAAGTATTACTTATATCTGAAATTGAATTCATGACCAATTTTCTTAGGTTAGAACAAATCAGAAAAGACAATTTTCAGGTTGAATTTGAAAACAATGTCAAACAATCTGATTTAAATCGCTTGATGATTCCGCCTGGATTATTTACAGTTTTTATTGAAAATGCCATAAAACATAGCGTATCATTAAACGATGATGAAGTTTATGTCAAAGTTTACCTAACTATCATAAATAATCATTTGCATTTTACCTGCGTAAATTCAACCGATAGTAAAATTACAATTAATAAAAACACAAACTATAACGGTTTAGGTTTGGTTAATATTAAAAGAAGATTAGAACTTATTTTTGGTAAGAAACATCAATTACAAATTGAATCGACACTCAATAAATACACAGTAACTTTAATTTTTCCGGTATGA
- a CDS encoding LytR/AlgR family response regulator transcription factor, producing the protein MNCIIIDDEPLARQELEALINEVATIEILAKFSSALKALEFLENNKVDLIFLDIEMPHLNGLEFAKKITSETMVIFTTAYGQYALKSYDLNALDYLLKPIDSDRLLKAINRATEHFELLYPNKEALDENSDEYLFIKADRRFYRVLFNDILFIEGLKDYVIIHTANQKLITALNLKTISKKLPLSKFIRVSKSYIVNLNQVSSFDSHTIYINENEIPLGEVYKKDFYKNYSNGTLNF; encoded by the coding sequence ATGAATTGCATCATTATAGACGACGAACCATTAGCACGCCAAGAGCTTGAAGCGCTAATAAACGAAGTTGCTACTATTGAAATCTTGGCTAAGTTTTCATCGGCTTTGAAGGCTTTAGAATTTTTAGAAAATAACAAAGTTGATTTGATTTTTTTGGATATTGAAATGCCGCATTTAAACGGTTTGGAGTTTGCTAAAAAAATAACTTCAGAAACCATGGTCATTTTCACGACTGCGTACGGACAATACGCACTAAAAAGTTATGATTTAAATGCACTTGATTATCTTTTAAAACCAATAGATTCTGACCGACTTTTGAAAGCAATTAATAGGGCAACTGAACATTTTGAATTGTTATATCCAAATAAAGAAGCTTTAGACGAAAATTCGGATGAATATCTTTTTATTAAAGCAGACCGTCGTTTTTATAGAGTGCTTTTTAATGACATTTTATTTATTGAAGGTTTAAAAGATTATGTAATTATTCATACAGCAAATCAAAAATTAATAACTGCCTTGAATCTTAAAACCATTTCGAAAAAATTACCTCTTTCAAAATTCATTCGAGTTAGTAAATCCTACATTGTAAATCTGAACCAAGTAAGCTCTTTTGATTCACACACAATTTATATCAATGAAAATGAAATTCCGTTGGGTGAAGTTTACAAAAAAGATTTTTATAAAAATTATTCAAATGGAACTTTAAATTTCTAA
- a CDS encoding DUF2798 domain-containing protein codes for MPVNKRENLVYTFLMVTVMAGVMTTYNLVLHQGFSISTIKNAWIVFPLTFTIAFIVEWFFVSKTAHTLIHKFVKEEDALPKKILISSFCFVTQMVILMSVIGSLLFNDLNDNWFSELFISIPRNFIMAYPLQILIAGPLVGFVFRKLFPLGTIVDPIKE; via the coding sequence ATGCCAGTTAATAAAAGAGAGAATTTAGTTTATACGTTTTTAATGGTTACTGTAATGGCAGGAGTTATGACCACTTATAATCTTGTACTTCATCAGGGATTTTCAATTTCAACCATAAAAAACGCCTGGATTGTTTTTCCGTTAACATTTACAATTGCTTTTATTGTTGAATGGTTTTTTGTAAGTAAAACGGCTCATACTTTAATTCACAAATTTGTTAAAGAAGAAGACGCTTTACCTAAAAAAATACTAATCAGTTCTTTTTGTTTTGTAACGCAAATGGTCATTTTAATGTCGGTAATAGGATCTTTGTTATTTAATGACTTAAATGACAATTGGTTTTCAGAATTATTTATCTCAATTCCAAGAAATTTTATAATGGCTTATCCATTACAAATTTTAATCGCAGGACCTTTAGTTGGTTTTGTATTCAGAAAATTATTTCCTTTAGGAACCATTGTAGATCCGATAAAAGAATAA
- a CDS encoding MarR family winged helix-turn-helix transcriptional regulator, with translation MSKKIAIELNCVDLLKHVLYKDYTFPEVINHLNLTQERILMTVRNSDHLPMVTIARAIGLEKGPFSQTVDKLVDLNLLSRVKSTIDKRLVFLELTQKGEELTQLIEDSMELHFSKKLNALTVSQVNDFFNALEVLNKTATILISK, from the coding sequence ATGTCTAAAAAAATTGCAATAGAATTAAACTGTGTCGATCTTTTAAAACATGTTTTATACAAAGATTATACGTTTCCGGAAGTTATCAATCATTTAAATTTAACTCAAGAACGCATTTTAATGACCGTTAGAAATTCGGATCATTTGCCTATGGTAACCATTGCGCGTGCAATTGGTTTAGAAAAGGGACCTTTTTCTCAGACTGTTGATAAATTAGTCGATTTAAATTTGCTTTCTCGTGTAAAATCTACAATAGATAAACGTTTGGTTTTTTTAGAATTAACTCAAAAAGGAGAAGAGCTGACGCAATTAATTGAAGACAGCATGGAATTACACTTTTCAAAAAAATTAAATGCATTGACAGTAAGTCAGGTCAATGATTTTTTCAACGCATTAGAGGTTTTAAATAAAACCGCAACAATTTTAATATCTAAATAA